GGAAATCCAGGCAGCCACTTTCACCACGGGGAGAATCCCACAAAtgattttgtttcccctgggATAGGGAAATGCAGCTTTGTGCCCAATCCTGTAATCAGCTTCTCGCGGGCTGGCCCAGCTAAGCCCCAGATCAGGACCGTGCTCCCGTGGTTGCTGCAGCATTTTTGGAGTTGATGCTGCTCCAAAATGATGTCATAATTcagcaaaaagggaaaacacGACGGTGAATGGATAAGCAGagtaaaaaatgctttgtttcagATGTCAGGCAGCCACGGAGCAgttacctgattttttttttttattttaggggAGGATTCTGTCATCTCTAGTGatgtattttcctttataaataGGTTTTGGCATAAGAATTTTATACCACACCTGCTGGAGGTATAAATATGTATCCAGCCATACAAACCTGTCCCAAAAtgatcccaaagagccctgggaatggcagcaggCAAGACCTGGTGCTTCTAAGACAAggtcaaataaaaaaaaggatgctAATAAACAGCCCTCCAATTAtaaaggaggtttttttttgtttgtttggggttttttttgttttgttttgttggttttttttgttttgttttggtttttttgttttttttgggtttttttttttaagaattacaTCTTAAATTCCAGCAAATCAGATTTAGGAGTTACTGAAAGTGAGATTGATCCACGCCTCAGCAAAATTTCTTATTCTGATGTGATTTGGGTGGTTAGCTCTAgtatcagtttttaaaatatatgcatttataaTACATGTAATATTCATTTATGTATCTATTATATATCAATAAATATCTATACTATATATCTATTGCATATAGtaaatatatatacttatataaatatagacatatatatttatatatgtatatattattaatatagtaataaatatataaatatataagtaTACATATTtactataaatataaatataaatataaatatttactataaatataaatataaatataaatatatatgctaTAGTATATTTATccatattaatataaatatatatttatattgataatatatattatatagtatatgtatatatagtatatatatagtataatatatataatgtatatatactatatatgtATTTACTCTATTATAcatgaataaatatatatactgCAaacgggatttttttttttagcaaaaaattgacaaaaaaatAGCTCAAAAATAGGGAAATAGCTCCAAATTGGGAACTATCCTCTTTTCCCAAAAGCAAAGGTCTTTTCCACAGTGCCACGCGCTGATCTGCAATAACCAGGCGGCTCAGGAGGAGTGAAAACCTGGCTGAGAGCGGGGTCAGAACAAAAATATCCCAAGGAGTGGGAATATCTGGGGTCGGGAGCTCGGTCAGGACCAAGCCCCACTTGGTATTCAATTGACTTTCTAACTCGGGAGACAGGACTTTCCATCTTCAAATAGTGGGAATAGATTGCATTCCTGGCCCTTCCCTTTGAACGGCTGGGGAGAATAAACGGCGGCCCGGGCGCGTTCTGGTGATCTCCCTAATCTCAGTTGCACTTTGTCAGGACGAGGTAACTGGTAGTTAAGTGAAATACCTTAGATCAAAGGGGGATTAATCGCCAACTGAATCCTTGCTGAATAAACCTGTCattcaagaaaattatttccactgAACTTAGCAGAGGATTGAAGGTATTTGCATAACAGGGACCCCACCGTACTTCAGCCAGGTTAAAAGGTTCAGAATTCAGGCAGTGTTTAGCTTTTtggctccttttcctttcagcgGCCCTGTACAATGGTTTTTAATCTGATAATGCAGCTAACTATCTAAATGATGTCAGAACAGGAAAGTATTGCAAAGTTTGGCTGAGGGATGGATCAATTTCACTTTCAGTAACTCCTAAATCTGATTTGTTGGAATTTAAGATgtaatccttaaaaaaaaaaaaaaaaaaaaagaagaagaagaagaagaagaagaaaagtccCTTTAAATGGAGGGCTGTTTATTAACACCCTTTTTTTATTTGACCTTTGTCTTAGGAACAGCAGGTCTCGCCTGCTGCCGTTcctggggctctttgggatGATTTTGGGCAGGTCTAGACCAAAAGTGATGCCCACAGATCCGTGTGCCGAAGATCAGGTGGATCTGGGCAAACACACAAACAGATTTTCaggctttttgcctttttttttcttttttttttttcctttccaagccCAGCTTTCTGAGGTCATGCTGAATTCGAATGTAAGCGAGAGGGAGATAATTAAATAACAGGACCCAATAGGCTCCCATCATTTTCTAGGATCAGCCCTTGGAGGAGATTTAAGCGCCACAGCCTCGCTCAGGGTTTGTTGCGGGGTTGTGGCAATAATTTTAAACCTCAAGAATTATCCCTGTTTTAAGGCAGCTGCTTTTGGCAGTGACTTTTCCTGGGGAATTCGTTTCTCCAAGAGTGAAGAGAGGCCCTTCCAACACTGGGAGGCTTCTTAATCTGTGCTATAAAAATTGggaaaagctgttaaaaaatatatctatttcaGGAGAATGCTTTATGCCGTCTCCCTCCCCATCCTTCCTGGGGCTCATTTGCAAGAGCTTccacctctccttcctttgGGGCATGTGGAATGATGTCAAGCTACACGGAGGACGTCAGGTTTCATAATCAGATTTTGACAATAAATGGAATTTAGGCACTTCTGCACCCAGCCCGAGCCCGACACCATTCATTCTTTCGGTGGGCACAGTTCATATTCATCACAAACTCAAAGCATctttcaagttaaaaaaaatcacaaagaatggttatcaaagaaaatgaataaaatccatattgagataattttttagaaaatgatTGAAGTTTTAACCCAAGAAAGGACTCTTAGAGTTTCTTATAGCTTAGAATAAGAACATGTCAATCACGATTAAGCTTCTGGAATTGGAATCCctttgaaatgcagctgtttCTTCTTTAATTGTGGCAGCAgactcaaaagaaaagaaaggtccAGCCTTAAAGATGAGTAAGGAATACAAAATAGCTCAGGATTAGTTGTGGAGTTCAAAGGTCGCTAATTACACTAAGGAGTTCCCAGACACAGGGAAAACATTAAACAGGTCACCTACCAAATGGGAAACAGACTTTgacttcaaaaaaataaagaaaaaggaaaaagaaaggtcCTGAAGAGATAGGTTTctagagaaaaatcaaaagtgaCCAGCTGATCTCACTGGGGAGAAAATGGGTTGGGTTTAGCTCTCTGCTGTTACGTGTCTCTACGAATGGCATCAGGCTTTCAAAAAATTATCTAGAGCTCGACCAGGCTTCTTGGAGGCCTCATAAAagcaagaaggagaaaaggaggcagGCCTGTGGCTTAAAATATCTGATTTTCAGTTGCACTGTGGGTCAGGAGTCCTTAGGAGAAAAGCATCCCTGAGGGTTGAGATCTCCCTGTAGTATTTGGCTTGGCTTGTTGAGGGTGTGGCATCCAGGGGCACAGGTGCATCTTTAATGGGAAGCCTTTGGAACAGCCCTTTGAGGACAGTGAGGTTTGGCTGGGGGAGCAATGGGCCATCCCAATCCTTGGGAGaagcacagctcctctcctttccagctcttccctggctcCCTTGATTTGGGGTGGAgtggtggcactgctgtgctcctcacatgcagcactgcagttccagggatgctgcttttcctgggaaagcCTCTTGGGAATACTGGCTGGgtgtcctgcctgctgcagggctgcagtaACATCCCCACAGTCCTTTGGATCTGGGTGTGGGTGGAGAGAGACACTGCTTTAATGCCAGCCTGCTCACAAGAGAGAGAATCCCCATTTTTAGGGGAAGAGagcccctttttttccctcaggtcCTGCTCATCTGCAGGGGGAATTACCACCTTATTGAATTATCACCTTATTGAATTACCACCTTATTGAATTATCACCTTACTGAATTATCACCTTATTGAGTTCCCACCCCATTCCTGCAAAAATCAGCAGATTGGTGCATCTTAGGGCAacaggggatttggggaaattaGGAAGAGGAATTTTAGGTGGTCAATGAGTGGCACCTATCTCCATGCTGGGGGTCCCCAGGATGTCCAGTGGAGTCACAGTCAGAGTTAAATCTCTGTTCCCTGAACCTGAAGTGTTgtattgggtttgtgtggcaaGATTTTGGTAGCAAGAGGGGAATTCAGGCATGGGACTGAAATTTAGGAACGATCCCAAGGTGCCCCTGTGGGATTCCCAATGACAGCCATACAGAGCTCCAGCACTTTTCCAGGGAAACTTGCACTTCCCAAACTGGGATCCACAAAATTCTCATCCAGTGTCTCATTTGGGGTCGAGGGCTGCAGGGATTTCCCACCATGGTGCTCTCAGGATGCATTCAGCTTTGTGTGGGCTTGGTTTTCCCCACTGTAAAAGTGGGGAAATAAAAGGTGTTGGAAaggtgttaaaaataaaaaaaaccttttattttgtctgtccCCTAGGGATGAGAGAACAGGGAGGTGGTGGTGAGGGAGTCAGCAGAAGTAGTGAGGGACAAACATGGATTTACAAACTCTCTTCTGGCTTAAATCTCAGCAGGGCTTGTACAAATAGGACAAAGTGTGGCCAATTCCTGGGACAGCCATGGAATGTTTAATGCCTcgttttttttcaggtttacTGTAACAAATGGCCACAGCGATTAATAATGgtaaaaacagtaaaaaaatgcagaggtgggaaaggctgaattacatgaaaaaaagtGACAACTTCCAAATTATCTCAAGGAACAAGATTTACCCCAAAGTTCTTGAGGAACTGGCATAAACCATCTTGGAGCTGTCACCAAATACCTTAGGGGAGGAAAGGGCTTCCAGAAAATTGGAAAACCATCAAATTACTGAGTAGTGATCAGTGACAGATTTGACAACATGGAACTGAGTTAGGGGGACTCATTCCCTTCTGTGGCGAGAGGAACAGGAATTGCAGCTTCTCAACCTCTGGGCACCTCAGTGCAAATTCCCCATTCCCTCTACACCTTCCACAAGTGTTGAATAAAACATGCTTGATGAGGGCTTCCCAACACCACTGGATTTGGAAACCTAAGCCATTTTTGCTGCATTTAGTGGGTTATACATGGATTTTGCATTATGTTAATTTCTTAGAGGTCTGTTCCATCAATTCTCATTGCCAACTAATGTTCAGTCTCACCTCAAAAGCTTTGACAGGGTgtatttgctttaaattaattttaatcacTGTTTCTTACATTACTTccaaattttaatgaaatgaaacaaattaatttcactaATGAGGTGAATTCCATATTAACTCCTtaatatttatacttttttgtttttttttgtggggaggGAATTGTCAGGTTTGCAACCCATCATTGAAGTCCTTAcctttattgttttcatttctttgcatCTTAGTTTTCTTCTGGACCtctaaaacaaaatacaaagtcTGGAGAACCCCTTGGCCAATTCTTTTGGAAAGCCTTTGTGCCAAGTTACCTTCACAAAGATCTCATTTAATCTATGCCTGTGACAAAATTATAAATAGAAGCACTGCAAGCAGCAAACACTCTGGTAGAAGAAAGAGCACTCCGtaccaaaagaaaattttgggtttttttttttcctttaatacatttttaaagaaactgttGTATTAAAAACTTGGTTATTTTGTTGAAGAGCTAAAGGAATGCCACTGAACTTGGTGACCTTTAGAGCCCAGCAGAACCTCTGTTAGGtaccagctctgccctgggagtCCTCATGCGAGCTCTACATCAGATCTTCCTGATTCAGGGTTTGAGgggcttttctcctttcataaaacaggacaaggggtcagaacaaataaagaaacagtgaaaatatCTGGGCAACTACAGAGGgaacagagaaacacagaaaggtTTAGTCATCTGTAACTCCTTGAACTCTTCCCATGTTATCTACCCAGTGTCTCCCAACTTAGTGAGTTTATCAAGCTGAGTTTACTCCTTTCCTACCCTATTAATGTTTAGGGAAGGTCCATAAGCATGAAGGATCCATTTGGGCCCTTCCCAAAGGCCAGGAGAAGCTCCCCCACTGGCTTCTCCCCAGTGTGGGAGTCCCACAGGGGTTGCACAATGCTGGCTGAAGCTGTGTGCCTTTaacctgctgtgttttgctgcctttccctttccGGGTGCTTCCCAAAGAACTGGTTGTGCTGCACACTCACATCTGCACAGAATCTCTGCACTCTTACACAGGCAGACAGAGCTCCTTCCCCCACCTTTCTCACTActgagctgtccctgggcagagcactgcagcaatTACAGTGCAAATTGTAAGCAATTTTGGTAACAAATTGCAAACCTTGATAACACATCAAAACAGGTGACGGCTGATGTGAGGTTGTGAAAAACTGCTCAGGGCTAGGAGGGAAACATCACCTGCCCTACTGAGTGTGTGCAAAGCAGTTCATCTTCTCCATTCACAGCTTCTGTGAAATCAATGGCGTTTTTAGCTTACCAAAGCAGAGCCCTCCATTCCTGAGCACCTCAACTCCCCCTAAGCATGAGAGTCAGAGTCATGGGCAAGAGGGAAACAAAGGATCGGGATTTAGAAGAATCCCTTTCTATTAAGTGCAAAGGGTCTCCTAAAATACCACTAATTTAGGCAGTGCCATTGTTTCCCAGAATTTACTGGGGAGTGTTTGAGTAAGAAAAGCCATTCCCTGCAgagtgctgctgggcagagcagagcttccACATTTCTCATGGGTGGGTGGAAGGCAAACTCCACGGCCTGGTGTCCAGAGCAGGCTCTAAACCCTTCTAGCAGAGAGAGCTCCCCTTCCCACTCACTCTGTGGTCTCCAGGGACATGGACAATCCAGCAAAGTCCTGGGCAAAGTCACAAACTCACCTTGCTGCTGAATAAAACAGACACATCACCTGTGTGAAacagggcacagctctgttTCAGATTTGTTTAAGTTTGCACAGCAGTTTCAGCTCAACAGCGTTTTACAAGAAGGAATCCACCCTCTAGAACATTTAACCAACCCATCAGATTACTCTATCAATCTAAGTATTTTTTCAGATTATAGCTTAAAACTTCCCTCCTTGCACAATCCCTGATCTGAGTTACCCCACGGAGCACAGTGAGACATGagacagggcaggagcagctctgttaGGAATCAGCATCCTCTGCTTTTGTGCTGCTCTCGAGGTTCTGGCACCTCCTCACCAGCCCTTCAGAATCTGCATTTCCTGGTAACTCTCCTAAAGTCCATTTCCTGTGTTCCTGCAGATCTCAAAATTAGAGGTTTGCATCTgtaaattgagattttttttttccacctacTTTTCCGGGAAAAACAGCTCAGTGATGGTTTCTGGAACCTCCAGCAAACTTAGCTGATTTTGCCTACTCAGGACCAGTCTTGTGAGCTGGAAAACCCAGCTCACACCTCTGCTTTCAGAGCAAGCAGCTCACAGGCACGTGTGCAAGGGAACTCCCCACttctgctggcagaggcagtAAAGATTCCTTCAGTAAAACTGCCTCCACTTTCAGAAGTGCTGCTCATGCCATATTCCTCCTCTTGACAATCCTTGTGAATTACTGACTGGTGTGTATTCTGTACACATCTTGTAAAAATAACAGAACTTCTGCTTTGAACTGTTCTCTGAATCTGGAGTTTGCCGAGATTCTTGTGACTTCAGGACAGGAATAGGATGCTGAAACCTTTCCCATCCTGCAATGGGAAACCAGTGAAGTAACTGGGAATCTCAGTGTAACTGCAACACCAGGGACATATTTTGTACCAGTAAAGTTAGAAAGGAAAGTAAGATCAGCCACAGCAAGTACATTTCAAATTGGCCTCTCTAGGCTGTCAGGCAGAACTCAACCATTTAAACCCAACTCATGTTTTTAAGACTAGTGACCTCTTGGTTTCCATCAAGAGAAATTTTTAAGaacacaaagaaagcaaaagtgctgaagaatatttattttactgtatcATGACATGAATCTCATTAACACTGTGCtttgtttaaatataaaaattattcccAAGTGCATTAGTCAAGTAAGGGTTTGTACACCATAGGTGCTGGTGCTTTGGAATTCCAGATGTAGTAATCAGAAGAAATCAATTCCCGGgctaaagggaaaaaacaggcaagaaaaataagcattacAGGGTGCCTCACAATCAGACATTCCTTCATCCAAGTTAAGTGACTACTAATCCATTCTTACCAGTTTACAGAAAAGGTATAATGGCCTCTTTAAACTGTAAGACTCTTACTATTATTTGAAAATCGTTTCTGATAATGAGACATTTAAAGTCTCAGCTTCAATTACCTTTACTAATGTATCAGTCATGAGCTTAAAATTCAAACAGAGGTTAAGTCAAAAGCAGGTGGATGGCTTGGATTTTGTTCAATGAATATAAATTGCACACTCaatataaaacatgaaaatgctgctttttctgtgttacAATTCAGGGCTGAGTGTGACCTGTCACAAAATTAACAGTGTAGACCATGCTTTTCAAAAGGCATTTACAGAGTTCTACTACCATGACTGGCAGAAGTTGCAACAGAGAGACAgctacaaataaaaatgcttccatcaggcagagctgctcaggttTAATGAGTGCTTTCTGTGGGCCGTTTAGGGTACTTTTTGGTGCAAGCTTGGCAGTGCTCATGTGTTACCAAAAAGCAGATTTGAGGTCTGCTTCACACATTCTGTGTAGAGGCACATCCACCAAGAGGTGCTGGTGTGGTGACACTGACACCAGCAGTGTCACCTTGCATGCAGGAGCTGAGTTCTGTACCTAGGTACCGCCAACCCACCCAAAATGCCTCTGACAGAGGTGTCCTAAACAAGAGGCCAGATTAGGGAGGAtcattccctgtgtcctccAAAAAAGTTCTGCCATTATGGAGAGCATAGGaaccagcacagggcagaggagagagagcCCCAGAGAGGCTGACTTTGTAAGAGCTCTCATCTCAAAGGGAGAGCCTGTCCCTACTCCAGGGATGCTTtaaacatcccaaaaaaaccccaactcaaAAGCAGAGTAGAAAAGTCCAACTTTAGTTATGGAATTTTAGTCACTGATACCCAGTTCCTAACTTCAATTCAATTTTAGCAACTCACATGCAGTAATTTTGGGCTTCCCTGGAACAAAGATCTGAACAGAATGCTGGTCTACGTAACATCCAGTAAGCGTAAAGTCTGGGATCCTAAAATACAGCtacaaaaagagagagaaaacacaatCAGATGCACATTGTCACCCTTGCTGTGAAATCCTGGCAATCTGTGTCacatgctctgtgtgtgcaagGGTACTCCAAAGTGACAGGATGTCAAATCCTCTGGGCAGGAAAACAAACGTCCATGCTGAGAATGTGAGATTTTAAATCACTGTATCTTCAattgaagagaataaaaaagtgGCTACTAAGGCCTCTTTTCCCAGAGCCTGTGACTTACTTTGACATAAGCAGTGTTCCCAGTGCACACATAATCAGTCGGGTGCTCTTTGCCTGCGGTGCCAAAGGACACAGTTCCAGTCAGAGAAACCTCCAAAGATTTGGGGAACTTCTGTCCTAAAGGCAGAGACAGCACCCGTTAGATGTcacacagctgtgcccaggaaGGGCAGTCACAGGGGGGAGGTCCTTACCAATGACCCAAACCAGGAGGCTCTTCTCCCGGGACAAATCCAGCTGGCCATAACTAACTTTGTACTCTAACTGAGCAATGGGGCCCCTGcatgggagagaggagaaataaaaccactgcAATTACAATCATTCAGCATTTGTTAATGCCAGTGTTGTTACAGAAAGCCAGGAAATGCTGACAGACATGatttgtgtgcacacagaccAATCACACCTATCTGAGCACAGTGCTAATTTATGAGAAGAAAttacagagcaggaggaaatcACTGTGCTCTCAGCCCAGTAATCAGAAAGGAGCTGTTGATGTTTTAGTGCACTGATAGGGTTTTACTTACACTATGATCAGCAACTTTGTATCATTCCATCTTTGAATTTTCATGATAATTAGGTGGCAGCACGGTCGTGGCAGCTGTCAGAGAGGCTTAGATGAAAACTATcgttttaatttgaaataactatatttttaataagctGATCTGCAGCTAGGATTAGCAGTCTTAAGGAACAGGTAACCCTGGCTTGGAAGTGATCTCCAGCTTAATCCACCTGGGGGATTGTGGCAGTGTTTCACACGAGAAGATACCACAGGGAAACAGGATGAGCAACATAAGTGTTTGGAATGTCACCAAATATTCTGGTATAATTCTGTATTCCACCTCATTTCACCAAAGTTGGCGTTCACTGGTAGCACCCTGAGGGAGCATAATCTGTTATACAGACTCCTGACAAGCTCATTTTGGGAAGATAacagagaaatggaagaaatttaTTTAGGCTTTCTTTACTCTTACCTGTTGAAGAAAGGTATACGAGCTTCACAGTACTCAAAAGAATTCTTTATGCTTTCATGCAGCTTTAAATTCACTGTTATTTTTATCTGTGATCCCTCTTCAACGAGTTGGTAACATCCCAAAATTGGTGGAACAGGAACCTAGAAAAAACTACATTCATTCTCAAGATATATTAACACCATCACCACAAGATCAGTTATACACTGTTTTCATTGataaagaactttaaaaaagaccccaaacacATATTAATTAGTGACTGTGCTAAACTCTTCAGGCTGCTGGATAACAGAGACTCCAGGGGCATGCACTTGACATCTCAGCCTGGATATCATTTCCCTAATTTAAGCATTTAAGTGGCTGATTTAAAGTAAGAGCAGCATTGCCAAGCAAAGAGATCAGTAACTCCTGAAGGTGACTCAGGCAACTCAAGTCCTTAAGTGCCTTCCAAGCAGTATATTACATAAAAACCATTTTATATAATGTTTTATTATCTATATTAGGCTCAAACTCACTGCAGCATGCCCATGGGGGCTGATGCCCACACAGGTGCTGTCATTTCTGTTGGAACACGAACAGAAATAGTTGGGAGTGTGCTGTTACCTGGGAAGTGTAGTAGCACAGGTTGAAGGAATCTGAAGGAGGAATGAAAGGGAATTTGTAAGGTCCATTGTACACAGAATCAtgcaggggctcagcactggTGGACGTGAGCATGGCAGGGTCCACGGATGTCACACAGTGATGGACCACGATGTCCTGCAGCGGGGGCGCGTTCGTCGGGAGCGTCAGGCTGAGGGTGACGTGTGGCGCAGATCCCTCGATGTCACACTTGGCAAAAGGAAGTCAAGACATTATTCTAAAGTACCTGAATTGAGTCACAACTTGATTATTCACAAATAAACCACTTGATTATTGACaaataaaccacatttttagcattaaaaataaataaaatccc
This region of Motacilla alba alba isolate MOTALB_02 chromosome 5, Motacilla_alba_V1.0_pri, whole genome shotgun sequence genomic DNA includes:
- the AP5M1 gene encoding AP-5 complex subunit mu-1 isoform X2; the encoded protein is MALRALWLLRHDPAAGGAVLFSRRFPTVELRAETFNGSTHVPIPSDSAFLKALLFELRLVDEHVFVEQRDTCARINHSCVHAVSTAAGELWPVLAFHKSGLIYACVPLVEGSLEPRPPLLTVGGLSQGLALLLGIMDYVSPSCKNEAELSAKVGQLRNLLIQACPLGTPLNTNICSLNSSFEDIQEMPADKEQPAWRSGTYKGKPQVHVCITEKVKCMQYDQRDVVDTWQVYGAVNCKCDIEGSAPHVTLSLTLPTNAPPLQDIVVHHCVTSVDPAMLTSTSAEPLHDSVYNGPYKFPFIPPSDSFNLCYYTSQVPVPPILGCYQLVEEGSQIKITVNLKLHESIKNSFEYCEARIPFFNRGPIAQLEYKVSYGQLDLSREKSLLVWVIGQKFPKSLEVSLTGTVSFGTAGKEHPTDYVCTGNTAYVKLYFRIPDFTLTGCYVDQHSVQIFVPGKPKITASRELISSDYYIWNSKAPAPMVYKPLLD